The genomic DNA TCGGCGGTCAGCCTCTCATCCTCCATTCGCTTCGCGTGCTTCAAGCTTCTGCCGTCATTGAGGAAATCATTCTGGCGGTTCCACAGAATGAGAGGGACTATTGCCTCAAAGAAATCGTAGCAAAGCATCACTTTACCAAGGTGACCAAAGTGGTGCCGGGAGGACAGGAACGGCAAGATTCCGTCAGGCATGCGCTTGAGGCGGTCCATGACGATGTCGATGTGGTGTTGGTGCATGACGCGGTTCGTCCGTTTCTCACAGAACATATGGTGGAAGGAGTTGTGAAGACGGCACGAGCCAAGGGAGCGGCAATTATCGCACTCCCCATGAAGGATACCGTGAAGCAAGTAGGAACAGACCTTGTCATCGAACGAACGGTAGATCGGCGATCATTGTGGTTGGCGCAGACCCCGCAAGCCTTCCGTCGCGATTGGCTGTTGGCAGCACACAGGAAGGCCCACGCAGAAGGGATTCGCGCAACCGATGATGCCTATCTCATCGAGTGGACGGGGCATCCGGTGTGTGTCGTCGAAGGAAGCGGCGAAAACATCAAGGTGACGAGGCCGGAAGACTTGGTGATCGGCGAAGCGATCTTGGCGTCGCGATCAAAGAAAGGTCAGGAGTCATTGGTCATCAGTCAAAAGAAATACAAGACCGAACCGTTGACTAGTGACTATTGACCAATGGCGAAAGGAACGTTATGCGAATCGGTTATGGCTACGATGTCCATCCGCTCGGACCAGACCGCAAACTGATATTGGGAGGAGTGGAAATTCTCCACACAAAAGGATTATTGGGCCATTCTGATTCCGACGTCCTTGTTCATGCGATTTGCGATGC from Nitrospira sp. includes the following:
- a CDS encoding 2-C-methyl-D-erythritol 4-phosphate cytidylyltransferase, with amino-acid sequence MALVPAAGRGLRMGGSVPKQFLALGGQPLILHSLRVLQASAVIEEIILAVPQNERDYCLKEIVAKHHFTKVTKVVPGGQERQDSVRHALEAVHDDVDVVLVHDAVRPFLTEHMVEGVVKTARAKGAAIIALPMKDTVKQVGTDLVIERTVDRRSLWLAQTPQAFRRDWLLAAHRKAHAEGIRATDDAYLIEWTGHPVCVVEGSGENIKVTRPEDLVIGEAILASRSKKGQESLVISQKKYKTEPLTSDY